Part of the Triticum aestivum cultivar Chinese Spring chromosome 4D, IWGSC CS RefSeq v2.1, whole genome shotgun sequence genome is shown below.
ATGCCATATTTTGCATTGTTGTTGTCATTGAGTGTTTTTAAGTCCCGACAAACCGTCTCATGATCATCACGCCTATGTTGCAATATCTTTTCGAATATTGCAACAAATAGTTATTCTGTTGAAATACCTAGTCTCTATTACAACAAAGTGGCTGCCCTCGCGCAACGGAATTTGTTTGTCGCAATACCGCTGTCATATTGCCACGCCGATACAGTTTGTTGCAATATGAGGCCTCTATTGCAATAAAGTTAGTATTTATCGTGGCCAAACTAAGTTATGGCAATATGTGCGACCTATTACCACAATCGAAGAATTTGTGGTAATATTGCGTTTTATTGCAACAAAACATAGTTGTAGCAAtaaattttgttgcaatagaccggaATCCTTGTAGTGCACCTCCACCATAATctatctcggtcatatcgtcgtagtgcttaggcgaagccctgcgccggtaacttcatcatcaccgtcgctacgccgtcgtgccgacgaaactatccctcgacctcagctggatctagagttcgtgggacgtcaccgagctgaatgtgtgcagatcgcggaggtgccgtaacttcggtactaggatcggtcggatcgtgaagacgtacgactacatcaaccgcattgatataatgcttccgctttcggtctacgagggtatgtggacatcactctcccctctcgttgctatgcatcacctagatggatcttgtgtgtgcgtaggaatttttttgaaattactgcgttacccaacaagcactacgacgatatgaccaaggtgtgtaactgtggaggggggcaccgcacacggctaagagaaactttggtttgtgttgggggtgcccccctcccacgtatataaaggaggggggaagaggaggccggcctaggaggaggcgcgccatgggggggagtcctacttggactcccggtccaagtaggattcggccccccctttcctattccaactaggagaagggggaaggaggaagaggggagaaggaaagagaggggggcgccgccccctcctagtccaattcggaccagcccatggggggcgccctgCCACCCTTGTGGCCCTTAtctcctttccactatggcccaataaggcccattacttccccggggggttccggtaacctcccggtactccgaaacttatctgatacttcccgaaaccattccagtgaccgaatataaccttccaatatatcaatctttatgtctcgaccatttcgagacacctcgtcacgtccgtgatctcatccgggactccgaacaaacttcggtcatcaaatcacataactcataatacaaatcgtcatcgaacgttaagcgtgcggaccctacgggttcgagaactatgtagacatgaccgagacacatctccggtcaataaccaatagcggaacctggatgatcatattggttcctacatattctacgaatatctttatcgattaaaccgcataacaacatacgttgttccctttgtcatcggtatgttacttgcccgagattcgatcgtcggtatcatcatacctagttcaatctttttaccggcaagtctgtttactcgttccgtaatgcatcatcccgcaactaatttattagtcacattgcttgcaaggcttatagtgatgtgcattaccgagagagcccagagatacctctccgatacacagagtgacaaatcctaatcttgatctatgccaactcaacaaacaccgtcggagacacctgtagagcatctttataatcagccagttacgttgtgacgtttgatagcacacaaggtgttcctccggtattcgggagttgcataatctcatagtccgaggaacatgtataagtcatgctgaaagcaatagcaataaaactaaacggtcattaatgctaagctaacggatgggtcttgtccatcacatcattctctaatgatgtgatcccgttcatcaaatgacaacacatgtctatggtcaggaaacataatcatctttgatcaacgagctagtcaagtagaggcatactagggacactctgttttgtctatgtattcacacatgtactaagtttccggttaatacaattctaacatgaataataaacatttatcatgatataaggaaatataaaaaaacaactttattattgcctctagggcatatttccttcagtctcccacttgcactagagtcaataatctagttcacatcgtcatgtgatttaacaccaatagttcacatctttatgtgattagttcacatcgccatgtgactaacaccaaaaagggtttactagagtcaataatctagttcacgttgctatgtgattaacacccaaagagtactaaggtgtgatcatgttttgcttgtgagagaagttttagtcaacgggtctgtcacattcagagacatatctattttgcaaattttctatgtctatgaTGTCCCTCTGACTATGGCGCCAGAAAGTTCTTGTCTACtgggactacgtcggtatttccccaaagaggaagggatgatgtagcacaacgacggtaggtatttccctcagtgaagaaaccaaggttatcgaaccagtaggagaaccaagcaacacaacgtaaacagcacctgcacacaaataacagcacctcgcaacccgacgtgttaaaggggttgtcaatccctttcaggtaacgatgccagaaattgtaatagattgaaataatagatcgcaaataaaataaagtgcagcaaagtatttttgtattttgggtttaatagatctgaacaaaaatgcaaagtaaaagtaTATCGCAagtaaatatatgagaaagaagacccgggggccgtaggtttcacttgtagcttctctcgagaaaaatagaaagcggtgggtaaacaaattactgttgggcaatttatataacttcaaataattatgatgatatccaggcaatgatcataaataggcatcacgtccaagattagtagaccgactcctgcctgcatctactactattactccacacatcgaccgctatccagcatgcatctagagtattaagttcatcgacagacggagtaatgcaataagaacgatgacatgatgtagacaagatccgtttatctattgcgtagatatctatcccatctttttatccttagtagcaacgatacatacatgtcggttccctttctgtcactgggatcaagcaccgtaagatcgaacccactaccgggcacctcttcccattgcaagataaatagatcaagttggccaaacaaaacccaaatatcggagaagaaatacgaggccataagagatcatgcatataagagatcaaagaaactcaaataactttcatggatataaaaagatataactgatcataaactcaaagttcatcagatcccaacaaacacaccgcaaaaagagttacatcatatggatcttcaagagaccattgtattgagaatttagcgagagggagaaagccatctagctactaactacggacccgaaggtctacaaagaactactcacgcatcatcggagaggcaccaatggaggtggtgaaccccatccacgatggtgtctagattggatctagtggttctagactctgcggcggctggatgaatattttgtcgacgctttttgggtttctggaatattggggtacttatagagcaaagaggcggtccggggggcacccgaggtgggcacaacgcgccctggtgggttgtcccctcctcgggactccccccaggtgcaaccagggcccaacttattccttttggtccataaaaaatcatcgtgaagtttcgtggcatttggactccgtctgatattgatttcctgcgatgtaaaaaacatgcagaaaacagcaactggcacttggcactatgtcaataggttagtaccaaaaaatgatataaaatgactataaaatgattataaaacatccaagattgataataaaacaacatggaacaatcaaaagttatagatatgttggagacgtatcagcatccccaagcttaactcctgctcgtcctcgagtaggtaagtgataaaaacagaattttggatgtggagtgttgtttatcatgtcatatcaaattcatttctttatagcatggacaattggacttttatgtgattcaaagcaatagtctagttttgacataataatttagatactcaagcatatcaacaagcaaccatgtctttcaaaatatcaatgctaaaataagttatccctagcccatcatgctcaaacattgatccattcgtgagacacactcgaatattagctacacccaatacttaagtacgatcatattgcctcttagttggtgcttttgtaagagaagatggagactcaaattcgaaaataaaaattgcataaagtaaaacaaaggcccttcgcagagggaagtagggatttgtagaggttccagagctcaaagcgaaaaattagagataaaaacattttgggaggtgtatccatcccatgaacgaaaacgacttagagttccgaacattttccatgctagatatgccataggcggttcccaaacagaaaataaggtttattcctttttccaccatactttcaatttccatggctagccgtatccacggttgccctccataccaacactttccaaggaatttattatttgacaacataaagtaaattcatttttgcatttcgggactgggcatccctaaaaacTTTGCCTTCcactcgtgcaatgacaagtgaataaacactcatcgtgagaataacacatccatcatggaaaatattagccacctgttaccgttccgcgagcgaaacaaacacataaaacagaagtttattttgaaaattaagatggcacatgcaaatttgcttagaacgacaaaagaatatcgcatataggtagatatagtggactcatgtggcaaaactggtttaaaggattttggatgcacaagtagaggtcatacttagtacaaaatgaaggctagcaaaaagattgagaagcggccaaccaagaaacgaataatctcataagtaagcattaagcataattaacaccgaataatgcaccataagtaggatataattttcattgcatgattattgactttcgtgcttgcatagggaattacaaaccttaacaccaatattcttactagagcacaattactcatcaacataactcacatgtcacatcatcatatctcaaaactattactaagaatcaagtttattttgtccaatgatcttcatgacatttttttttcttactttatccttcttggatatctatcactttgcgactaattttcatgtgttgcttttcataagctcaaacaaatataagtgaagatcatgagcataaaaaaatttctttctctcaaaataatttaagtgaagcaagagagaatttcttcaaaattttactaactctcaaataaatctaagtgaagcatgagagcatttcttcaaaaatactaagcacaccgtgctcaaaaagatctaagtgaagcactaaagcaagtcctagctcataaaaaatttaagtgaaacacagagagcaattctaaagGTCTCCCAGCCCCTGGCGCTGGCTGGTGCCACGTagtggccctttagtggcggttcgtgttgaaccggtactaaaggggcggggacctttagtccccaacctttcactaaagggccttacgaaccggtgctatagcccggttctacACTAGTGCATGTGGGCCAGTCCGTCTCCtctgttctactcttccttgtcggAGGCCGCGGATTCACTTCACCGGTCTTATCGCCGGTGCCCGTGGATATGACGGATGGAGGACGACACGGGCTTGCACGTCGGGCGCCGTCGTCGTAGGGTAGGTTTAGGGACGGGTCGTTTTTGGTTCTTAATGTTTGGAATGTAATGAAAATCCGCCGTATTTGCATGAATGTTGTACGATTTGTATGAAATCCTctcatgtttgcatgaattttatcCGGTTTGTCCAAAAAAAATTACAACGTATGTGGGCAGCgttggatggcggcctcccgcaTCCATATCATGGACTGGTTTCCTCCCTTCGCAGACGGATGCGGAAGAAAATTTGCGGGCTGCAGTTGGAGATGCCTAACCGTTATATGATCTTACTCGTATACCCAGTTTCCCCGATTCCTACTCCTTTGTCGACGTTGTTCTCCGTCGGTGATGGCCACCGAAGCTTGTGGCATGAGCTCGAGCCGGATCCTTGCCCTTGCTATGTACATCATCATTCTGCGTGGCTCCTCTTGTTTACATCCATGCATCATCATTCCTAGGATAAGCAGGCGTTTAATTATTACTCGCTTGGCGTCTTGCAGACTTGGAACAACTTGACCTTCTTCCTCGGTTTGCAGAAGTCGGTGTCGTCTCGTCTCGCCGTTGTTCGCCACACATGTTCCTCTCACCACTCTGTTTACGATAACGCGGCTTAGATGTCAGAGCTCACCCTGACGCGATCGATTCGAGCTAGCCACAGCACGCGACGACAGCCTCCTCATTCACCTTGTCGACCCCCCTGTGCTCTGTCTTTTTTCCATGCTCTGTTAGTGGCTGTGTAGTTttccattattattattattattattacaacGTACGTGTAGAGTGTTGTTTGGCCTCCGCCTTCTGGAGATGCTGTtgtgttatactccctccgtcccaaaataaatgtcttgaGCTTAGTATAAATTTATACTAAAactagtataaagttgagacacttattttgggacggagggagtatatatgaacGGCGCTGATGGGCTGTTTAGTAAACTTCGTGATTTGGCTGACTGTAAGTGCATTTAGCGTTGAGCCTCAAGTTTTGAAAGCTGATAGGCAAGGGGGCAAGGAGTTAATTCGAGCTTAGGGGTGTGTGGAGATAAATAGGACTCTACAATGTTGGACAGAGTTTCAATTGttaagaaaagttgagtaagacaTTTAGTATTTGGGACACTCTATTCGTTTAAATAAATGGTTGTGTGCATCGTTTGATGCAGagatttctctttttttttaatgaAGAGATGCTCCATTAGACGTCAAAAGAGGCTCCAGATGCTACTCTCGCGGCGCCGTGACCATGCGACACGCGTTCACCCGATATCTTTCTGGAAACGGCCATCCTTCATTCTCGTCACTGCTACTATCAGCTGTAAGTCGGGATACTCGATTGCATTCCCTTCGTAGAGTTGCTTTCTTACACAGGATTATGCTGACCGGCCGATGGTGACGCTATTTCTCATATCATATGTATAGTCCCTCACTGCTCCTTTTTTAGACATTCCTGTGTAATTCCACCTGAGCATGTAATTAGTTTCTACAGATTTATCATATCTTCCATGGTGGGAATAATCTGAGTGACTTGCTGTCGAAATAACATTCGCTCCGGAGGTCAGGACAGATATGGTTGTTCCCATGGATATTTGTCTTTAGTATTTCGACATAATCCTAGTGACCCCACCGAGCTTCATTTTCATATGAAAATTGTCATTGACTCCAACTCCAATTTAGTTAGAGTACTAAGCCTCCAACTGAACACTTAGTTGTAAATAAACTAGCTCAGCCTAACCAACCAAAACACAAGGGCGTAATTAAACTTGTCCATGTCCGGCATGCAGTGGCCCATGCAACATGCAAcgtctctcatgcatgcacatatACATATTAAATGTGCAATATTTCATGGGGTGTAACAACGGATGAGCTAGCCAGCGCACCTAACTAGAGAGAATTAGACTCAAAAAGAATATAGAGAGAATTAGAGCAAGGCTAACAGTAGATCCAGCAACCAGCTATATTAGACTTTCATGTCATTAAGAGACAGCATTATTATAATGTTGTATATCGAGTCGATCGTTGTTTTGCTCCCTTCAGGTTTTTCTTTTTCCTCCCTCCGCATGGCATAACTTTCGTCTTCTATGATTTGCTCTCTGGGCGGGTGATTTTTTGCATGTGTGCGTTGATATTGGCTATGTGCATCCTAATTACGCAGAGGCCTGGTGTGCTCATTATGCTTGTATCCCCTGATGCTTCATTATGAATCAATAAAAGACACTCTTTATAAAAAAAAGGttagttatactccctccgttactTATATAAGGCCACTATGAAAATACACTttacatctatacaaggccaccaacattAATCGAGACAAATTTAATGATATTTCCTTGAACTAGCAATttatttaatacttgcatgcatgcaatCATAATAACACTCCAATCAGCTTTCTATCCTTTCTTGCATGCATGCGGTGTATTAATGATCCCACTACATAAAAAGAAAAGCAGTTTTACAAGGCAAGACATTAAATTTTATCTTGGtatctgtaatatgagtttgtggccttgtatctaaaaatggagggagtaatttttCCCctattttctctttctctttctctcgtTATATTACCCTTTTACCTAGGACCACATGTAGAGATTAGCTCTCTTATGAAAGCCCACTCTTATCCTTTTCTTTGTCCCTCCCCTTCACATAGGCAAACGTGTCATATAAGTAGCCTTATAGTCCCTATTATAATTACTCGTAAAAAGTCGGGTGGAATATAGGTGtaaatttttggatttttttgaaccCTAGTTTTCGGATTTTTCAGACTTACAATGGGGGTTAGGCCTAATATATCATCTCATTCAATGCCAACTAAGAATATAACTGACAATCATATCATGATACTATATATACCATAAAAATTAAGTGCTACTATGAGTCATACAAAATAATAGATGATAGCATCTAAAATACCAATATATGATATTGTGCACTGTAGAGATGGTATTATACactaatatcatatgcatgatCCCATCTATGATTGTACTAAACAACTCTTTCCAATAACCGTACCCAAGCATGTATACGAGAGCGATTTTTCTACCATGCAAGCTATATAGGTAGCGTGTGTTGATTCGTCACTCAGTGTGTTGGAGATTCCTCTGGCTGGATTATTTTTATATATACATGAATAAACATTAATATACAATGGAACTATATAGAATTTTCAGAAATGTGCTCTCCTTTTCGCTGGTACACAATAAATTAGAATTTTAAATAAAATAGTGTAATATTTTAGAGCAAGACAAACTTCAACAAAACAAGAAGGTGTGATACGAAGAGCTAGGTGATGACAGTCGGTGGATGTGCTAGAAAACCGTCTCTCCTCTGCATACATCATATATACCTTGTCTTATTGTCACATATATCTTTTCCGTACAACTCACTTAGGGGTATCCAGTAATTATTAACAATATATATTGAAAATAATAAAAATGGTATAATTGATTCATAGTACTGTGAGGAGTAGGAGTACATACTCACGTAGTATAGAATCATTTCGTAACACGCGTGCACACATACACACCATTTAAAGAACACAATACAAAGACCATACCGTACTCTTCCTTCGTATCACAAAAACATGATGTTTTGAATATGGCTTCGGTCAAAATTTTACAGAAGCACGCAAGCACTTTATTGCTGCCTTTCTGGCATCTATCCCCTAAGTTTTTACAACTATAAGTTACAAGCATTTTATTTCTCTCTTTGACCCTACCCAAAGTGGTAGTTGGCAAGCCTTGTAAATATGTACATTGTTCTTTGATTCATTAGTACATATTTTTCTACCAAGGCTtccaataccattttcatcaaaaataaataacattTTGTTATACAGATTAGAAATTTAAAAAATCATATGTATAATCTTACCTCAAAAAATATTGTTAGgatattttatttccttttttgttaCGTGCtacctccgtctcaaaatataagatgtttttgtagACTAACTAAAACATCGTGTTGATATTTTGAGAGCGAGGTACAGTATAGAACCTCCAAAACGTCTTGTTTTCGTGATACAGGAgaaggggtatatatatatataacctgtcACGGGTTTAGAAAATCATGTGGCTGACATGCGAGATTAGTCTCCTGCACACCTGATCCCTGAAACAGAGATGAAATTAGTCCTTATTAATCAGCAAGCGTGAATGCCCGCTTGCGCACGTGCGTGCGCTGCTCCGTGCTAGTACTGTTTTGAGAGAACGAGATGCACTTACACTGGACTTCTTGCAGTAGATGATGGCGTCATGAACGTCCACGTCCGTGTCGGCACTGCCGTGGTACCCGACGCTCGACGTGGCCCCGCGCGCCGGGCTCGCCGCCAACGTGAACCTGCTGCTGTGCCTCCGCCCGATCGCCCTGACCTTCCGGTACAGTGGCATCACGAACCGCAGCACCTTCCAGGGCGACGACGACGCCGCGCGGCGCCTCCTGGTCCTGGCACACAACGTCGACCGCGACATGGCGTGCTTGCTCGTCGGGCTGGAGCACGCACTCAGCGAGACCAGCGTGCTCCGCGCCGAGAAGGCTGACAACCACGGAGCGCTCGGGGCGTCCGCAGAGCGATGCCGACTGGTGATCACCGAGTCGTCGCCGTCTTCTTGATCTTGCGCGCCAGAGCCGCCTCCGGGCTCGCAGGGGAGGAGGCGGCTCGCGCTGATCTGCAGCAGCGTCGGGGACGGCGTGGCGTCGTCTACTACCGGGAGGTCGAAGTCGATCTCACTCGCCGCCGTGGCTAAGTCTAAGTCGATGGAGAAGAGATTGTCGTGGGGGTACAAGTACAAGTCGATGAAGGAGGACGACGTTGAGATTCGGAAGGAATGACCGACGCTGCCGACGAGGCGGTCCAAGGACGGCGGCGAGTGCCGTGCGCTGTCGTCGAGCCACCCGAAGAAGAAGTCGTCGTACTCGGCGAGGTGCCGCAACGAGCTGCTACCCTCCATCTCCATGCGCTCAGGCTCAGCGTTGGAGCTTGACGAGTGGACGGGTGTGGTGGTGCATGATGCATCGGGCTGAGCACGGGCATGACACGCATATATGGGCGGCGTGGCGGCAGGTGACTCGTCTCGTCTCGTGTCGTTTGGTGCAAATCCACTTTTTTCAGTAAAATTAGTTTTTTTAGGGGTTTTGGTAAAATTTGGTGCAAATCCTGCAATCGAGGAAGCGTGGGTAGCTTCAAATCATTGGGTCTGTTTcaggagagaattccttatttaacactgtcttaaatttttattttctatttgaCACTGAAAAATATTTCTTTCCCTATCTAACACAGTCTTTAAACTTTGTTCCCAATACGGCACTTTCATCTATTTTTTTGTGCAAACAGTGTTGAATGGCACATGAAATGACAATTCTGCCCTCAAACGTCTATTCAATCTTTTCATCTTCTATATGTAAATAGGGGCACCTCACTAGCTGATTTTCTTGCCTCCTCATGAAGCCACGTCATCTGAATTGTTACAGCCGTTGATGTAGTATAACACAGCAGTCCGCATCCGTCCGATCAAAAGTTGGCAAAATTACTGCGAGTTGCCACCGCTGAGTGGAAAATACCGATTCGTTCTTTCGCGCTGTCCCGCTCGCT
Proteins encoded:
- the LOC123100572 gene encoding uncharacterized protein, with protein sequence MEMEGSSSLRHLAEYDDFFFGWLDDSARHSPPSLDRLVGSVGHSFRISTSSSFIDLYLYPHDNLFSIDLDLATAASEIDFDLPVVDDATPSPTLLQISASRLLPCEPGGGSGAQDQEDGDDSVITSRHRSADAPSAPWLSAFSARSTLVSLSACSSPTSKHAMSRSTLCARTRRRRAASSSPWKVLRFVMPLYRKVRAIGRRHSSRFTLAASPARGATSSVGYHGSADTDVDVHDAIIYCKKSSGSGVQETNLACQPHDFLNP